The following coding sequences lie in one Myxococcus xanthus genomic window:
- a CDS encoding helix-turn-helix domain-containing protein, whose protein sequence is MSDLGKRIGQRIRELRTQRPERWTQEELAERAQISVSFLSMIERGERVPHVETLAALANALGVSLGELFTGTEQTLAQTEDLLRPLSDFARARGLTARDVDRLLGVARVMFSGTAA, encoded by the coding sequence GTGTCGGACCTCGGAAAACGAATTGGGCAGCGCATCCGCGAGCTTCGGACACAGCGGCCGGAGCGCTGGACGCAGGAAGAGCTCGCGGAGCGGGCGCAGATCAGCGTGTCGTTCCTTTCCATGATCGAGCGTGGCGAGCGCGTCCCCCATGTGGAGACGCTGGCGGCCCTCGCCAACGCCCTGGGCGTGAGTCTGGGCGAGCTCTTCACGGGAACGGAGCAGACCCTTGCTCAGACGGAGGACCTCCTGCGGCCCCTGTCTGACTTCGCGCGCGCCCGTGGCCTCACCGCCCGGGACGTGGACCGTCTACTGGGTGTGGCCCGGGTGATGTTCAGCGGCACCGCCGCCTGA
- a CDS encoding LPS-assembly protein LptD codes for MSFLVPLAAALLVSTSQVPLATPLALPNGETAQLAADLVVYEADTKVVTARGNAVLRTETMQLRADEVTYDEGNQLVTASGGVMFVGPSGLAAVADTVKMDVRTYEANLEGGLFMQKQGVTQESLFTAKTPQELRAMGETPLLMSGSRIRRTGENTFLVEDLAFTPCNCSPGEPGWRMEASSATVILGERATMTLPVVYVKSVPVFALPWLYMPLSQRRTGLLIPKPTISALNGFSLEQPLFITLGPSYDVTLTPGYFSGGTDEVHRVHNGATSLDEDVREPRYLGVKGPRLLTEFRYAPSERTRGRATLGFLYDFRPIRDPRSGAFFRRTVDGIATTEFVDERRGLRGEASWQHTQDMGGGWHNRVDASFVSDGFYTRDLTADLVTREFTYLRSTGTVFQRQDDLYAGLDVALRQDIRWGYRFFQDNRVPAATDPARPDLKGPTTFQRLPAITLALPERPVLGGIMGGLSVQYLRLAPLRGGYGDEGTDGIFRPGGDYLPFGSSEWPKPVDTTQSDGIFNSNDREARDRVDFFPRLSTSFGLGSLMRVSPSLGLRQDVWLGEVSGRTWQRGYPIAGLLLESQVARVFEGRETSFRHAITPSLELRYVPGGWGRLPSAGGSREDLARPYDEVDAAVPFQADGRTRGFLHAVLAVDQTLRFKLGNDIREPLRLRIGQGFDLTRHVPAAGKVDDPGPVLRDTFARLSATAGIFTAAGTVRYDPNAGRISGLSAEVNVDNGKGHAVYARFDDLLWAGGDALNRGADPRSVGPDVLRRSLDTLVGGLSRVEPGFPPAERAQALIAGTRLKLGFGLGVRYEAIVQPLYQDLVTQENRPLAQQTFGLSYGPACDCWRVEGVVTLRRELGLEFSGINLIVADFGSFGSGG; via the coding sequence ATGAGCTTCCTGGTTCCGCTCGCCGCCGCGCTGCTGGTCTCCACGTCGCAGGTGCCACTCGCCACCCCGCTGGCTCTGCCCAACGGTGAGACGGCGCAGCTGGCTGCGGACCTGGTCGTCTACGAAGCGGACACGAAGGTCGTCACCGCGCGCGGCAACGCCGTGCTGCGCACGGAGACGATGCAGCTTCGCGCCGACGAGGTGACGTACGACGAGGGGAACCAGCTCGTCACCGCCTCGGGCGGTGTCATGTTCGTGGGCCCCAGCGGCCTGGCCGCGGTCGCCGACACCGTGAAGATGGATGTGCGCACCTACGAGGCGAACCTCGAGGGCGGCCTCTTCATGCAGAAGCAGGGCGTTACGCAGGAGTCCCTGTTCACGGCGAAGACGCCCCAGGAGCTGCGGGCCATGGGGGAGACGCCCCTCCTCATGAGCGGCTCGCGCATCCGCCGGACGGGGGAGAACACCTTCCTCGTGGAGGACCTGGCCTTCACACCGTGCAACTGCAGCCCGGGGGAGCCCGGCTGGCGCATGGAGGCCTCGTCGGCCACCGTCATCCTGGGCGAGCGCGCCACGATGACGCTGCCCGTGGTGTACGTGAAGTCCGTGCCCGTGTTCGCGCTGCCGTGGCTCTACATGCCGCTGTCACAGCGGCGCACCGGCCTGCTGATTCCCAAGCCCACCATCTCCGCGCTCAACGGCTTCTCCCTGGAGCAGCCCCTCTTCATCACGCTGGGGCCGAGCTACGACGTGACGCTCACGCCGGGGTACTTCAGCGGCGGCACGGACGAAGTTCACCGGGTGCACAATGGTGCTACCAGTCTGGACGAGGACGTTCGTGAGCCTCGCTACCTGGGCGTGAAAGGACCCCGGTTGCTCACTGAGTTCCGCTATGCGCCCAGCGAGCGGACCCGGGGACGGGCCACGCTGGGGTTCCTCTACGACTTCCGGCCCATCCGAGACCCTCGTTCCGGCGCGTTCTTTCGGCGGACGGTGGACGGTATTGCCACGACGGAGTTCGTCGACGAGCGGCGAGGACTCCGGGGCGAGGCCTCCTGGCAGCACACCCAGGACATGGGGGGAGGGTGGCACAACCGGGTCGACGCCTCGTTCGTCTCCGATGGCTTCTACACCCGCGACCTCACGGCGGACCTGGTTACTCGCGAGTTCACCTACCTGCGCAGCACGGGCACGGTGTTCCAGCGCCAGGACGACCTCTATGCGGGGCTCGACGTGGCGCTGCGCCAGGACATCCGGTGGGGGTACCGCTTCTTCCAGGACAACCGCGTCCCCGCGGCCACGGACCCAGCGCGCCCGGACCTGAAGGGCCCCACCACGTTCCAGCGCTTGCCGGCCATCACCCTGGCCCTGCCGGAGCGGCCCGTGCTGGGCGGAATCATGGGGGGCCTGTCGGTGCAGTACCTGCGGCTCGCGCCCCTGCGAGGCGGGTACGGCGACGAGGGCACCGACGGCATCTTCCGGCCTGGGGGGGACTACCTCCCGTTCGGCTCCTCCGAGTGGCCGAAGCCCGTGGACACCACGCAGTCCGACGGCATCTTCAATTCGAACGACCGTGAAGCCCGCGACCGGGTGGACTTCTTCCCCCGCCTGTCGACGTCCTTCGGCCTGGGCAGCCTGATGCGCGTGTCGCCCTCGCTGGGCCTGCGCCAGGACGTGTGGCTGGGCGAGGTGTCGGGCCGGACGTGGCAGCGGGGCTATCCCATCGCCGGGCTGCTGCTTGAAAGCCAGGTGGCGCGCGTCTTCGAGGGCCGTGAGACGAGCTTCCGCCATGCCATCACCCCTTCGCTGGAGCTGCGCTACGTGCCGGGCGGGTGGGGCCGGCTTCCCTCGGCCGGGGGCTCCAGGGAGGACCTGGCCCGCCCCTATGACGAAGTGGACGCCGCGGTGCCGTTCCAGGCCGACGGCCGCACCCGGGGCTTTCTCCACGCGGTGCTCGCCGTGGACCAGACGCTGCGCTTCAAGCTCGGCAACGACATCCGCGAGCCGCTGCGCCTGCGCATCGGACAGGGCTTCGACCTCACCCGGCACGTGCCCGCGGCGGGGAAGGTGGACGACCCGGGGCCCGTGCTGCGCGACACCTTCGCCCGCCTCAGCGCCACCGCTGGAATCTTCACGGCCGCGGGCACCGTTCGCTACGACCCCAACGCGGGCCGCATCTCCGGGCTCTCCGCGGAGGTGAACGTCGACAACGGCAAGGGGCACGCCGTGTACGCGCGCTTCGACGACCTGCTGTGGGCCGGGGGAGATGCGCTCAACCGCGGCGCGGATCCCCGTTCCGTGGGCCCAGATGTGCTCCGCCGCTCGCTGGATACCTTGGTAGGCGGACTATCCCGAGTAGAGCCCGGCTTCCCTCCGGCCGAACGGGCTCAAGCCCTCATCGCGGGTACGCGTTTGAAGCTCGGATTTGGGCTGGGAGTGCGGTACGAAGCAATTGTGCAACCGCTTTACCAGGATCTAGTAACTCAAGAAAATCGCCCTCTTGCGCAGCAGACATTCGGCCTCTCGTATGGGCCTGCATGCGACTGCTGGCGGGTAGAGGGGGTGGTGACGTTGCGGCGAGAGTTGGGGCTGGAATTCTCCGGCATCAACCTCATCGTGGCGGATTTCGGATCCTTTGGTTCCGGAGGCTAG